A region from the Triticum aestivum cultivar Chinese Spring chromosome 3D, IWGSC CS RefSeq v2.1, whole genome shotgun sequence genome encodes:
- the LOC123075288 gene encoding probable glutathione S-transferase GSTU6 produces the protein MAGQGDVKLLGTGVSSFAVRVRMALHLKGVSYEYLEQDLFDKGELLLASNPVRKKVPVLIHAGRPVCESLAIVEYVDEVWANGVSLLPADPYARAVARFWAAYVDDKLSPAWIGILRAASEEDRAEKLDTALAVVGPMEDALAHCSGGKDYFAGDSVGYLDIALGCNLFWFEALREMFGVTVIDAGRTPRLAAWAERFVQTEAAKKAAPSMTSMVDCAGKLQSMWAAAK, from the coding sequence ATGGCCGGCCAAGGAGACGTGAAGCTGCTGGGCACGGGGGTGAGCTCCTTCGCGGTCCGCGTGCGCATGGCCCTGCATCTCAAGGGCGTGAGCTACGAGTACCTGGAGCAGGACCTGTTCGACAagggcgagctcctcctcgcctCCAACCCGGTGCGCAAGAAGGTCCCCGTGCTCATCCACGCCGGCAGGCCCGTCTGCGAGTCGCTCGCCATCGTTGAGTACGTCGACGAGGTCTGGGCCAACGGCGTCTCGCTCCTCCCCGCAGACCCCTACGCCCGCGCCGTCGCCCGCTTCTGGGCCGCCTACGTCGACGACAAGCTGTCCCCCGCGTGGATAGGCATCCTGCGCGCCGCCTCGGAGGAGGACAGAGCCGAGAAGCTTGACACGGCGCTCGCGGTGGTCGGGCCCATGGAGGACGCCCTCGCCCACTGCTCTGGTGGGAAAGACTACTTCGCCGGCGACTCCGTCGGGTACCTTGACATCGCGCTCGGGTGCAACCTCTTCTGGTTTGAGGCGCTCCGCGAGATGTTCGGCGTGACGGTCATCGACGCAGGCAGAACTCCGCGCTTGGCAGCCTGGGCTGAGAGGTTCGTGCAGacggaggcggccaagaaggcggcCCCGTCCATGACGAGCATGGTGGACTGCGCCGGGAAGCTGCAGAGCATGTGGGCCGCCGCCAAGTAA